One window from the genome of Flavobacterium agricola encodes:
- a CDS encoding HAL/PAL/TAL family ammonia-lyase, with product MQSIKAYLSLSDFKSIVFGKEQIILDSEVYQRITASYEFLKQFSSDKIIYGVNTGFGPMAQYRIKQEDQIQLQYNLIRSHCAGIGDVLQPEMIKSAVLARLNTLSLGKSGVNPTVINLMQEFINRDIYPVVYAHGSVGASGDLVQLAHVALALIGEGEVIYKGEIKPTKEVFEIEGLEPMKIEIREGLSILNGTSVMTGVGVVNHEMASKLLHWSVSFSSAINEIVKAHDDHFSATLNNAKLHEGQQKIAEMMRTHLQDSQLIKKRDVDFYSGNNQEEIFKDKVQEYYSIRCVPQILGPVLETLNNVGNVLEREINSANDNPIVSIEEQNVFHGGNFHGDYISLEMDKLKLVITRLTMLAERQLNYLLNSKINEILPPFVNMGKLGFNFGMQGAQFTATSTTAENQTLSTSMYVHSIPNNNDNQDIVSMGTNAAVITNKVITNAFEVLAIQAITIMQAIDILEQKDQVSSETRKIYNQIRQILPAFSDDAILYPSIKKVKEFLMK from the coding sequence ATGCAAAGCATAAAAGCCTACTTATCTTTAAGTGATTTTAAATCAATTGTTTTTGGAAAAGAGCAAATAATCTTAGATTCTGAAGTTTATCAGCGCATTACAGCAAGTTATGAATTTCTAAAACAATTCTCGAGCGATAAAATTATTTATGGCGTAAACACGGGCTTTGGACCAATGGCGCAATACCGCATCAAACAAGAAGATCAGATTCAGTTGCAATACAACCTAATTCGTAGCCATTGTGCCGGAATTGGAGATGTTTTACAACCAGAAATGATTAAATCGGCGGTTTTAGCTCGATTAAATACCTTGTCATTAGGTAAATCTGGGGTTAATCCAACGGTTATAAATTTAATGCAAGAATTTATTAATCGTGATATTTATCCAGTTGTTTATGCGCACGGAAGCGTTGGTGCAAGTGGTGATTTGGTTCAGTTAGCACACGTTGCTTTGGCTTTAATTGGCGAAGGTGAAGTAATTTATAAAGGAGAAATTAAACCCACGAAAGAAGTTTTTGAGATTGAAGGTTTAGAACCGATGAAGATTGAAATTCGAGAAGGGCTTTCTATTTTAAACGGAACTTCGGTAATGACCGGCGTTGGGGTTGTAAACCACGAAATGGCAAGTAAATTATTGCATTGGTCGGTTTCATTTTCGTCTGCAATTAACGAAATTGTTAAGGCGCACGACGACCATTTTTCGGCAACTTTAAATAATGCAAAATTGCACGAAGGGCAACAAAAAATTGCTGAAATGATGCGCACGCATTTACAAGACAGCCAATTAATTAAAAAACGCGATGTCGATTTTTACTCGGGCAACAATCAAGAAGAAATTTTTAAAGATAAAGTTCAAGAATATTATTCTATTCGTTGTGTACCTCAAATTTTAGGTCCGGTTTTAGAAACTTTAAACAATGTTGGTAATGTTTTAGAACGTGAAATTAACTCGGCTAATGATAATCCGATTGTTTCTATAGAAGAGCAAAACGTATTTCATGGAGGAAACTTTCACGGCGATTACATTTCGTTAGAAATGGATAAATTAAAGCTGGTTATTACCCGCTTAACTATGTTGGCAGAACGTCAATTAAATTACTTGTTAAACAGCAAGATAAACGAAATTTTACCTCCGTTTGTAAACATGGGTAAACTTGGTTTTAACTTTGGTATGCAAGGTGCGCAATTTACAGCAACTTCTACCACGGCAGAAAATCAAACCTTATCAACTTCTATGTACGTGCATAGTATTCCGAATAATAATGACAATCAAGATATTGTGAGCATGGGTACCAATGCAGCGGTTATTACAAATAAAGTAATAACTAATGCTTTCGAGGTTTTAGCAATTCAGGCTATTACCATTATGCAAGCTATTGATATTTTAGAGCAAAAAGATCAGGTTAGCTCGGAAACGCGTAAAATATATAACCAAATTAGACAAATTCTACCTGCTTTTAGTGATGATGCTATTTTGTATCCATCAATTAAAAAAGTAAAAGAATTTTTAATGAAATAA
- a CDS encoding DUF4175 family protein, producing MDAIQIIYLKLNAFYKKFYINKLLKGCMLFVAIGLLYFIFTSLLENFLWLHTTTRAILFFVFLGIEILLFVNFIGIPLFQLNKIAKGISYQEAAEMLQKHFPDEVGDKLKNVLQLNALQANNNSDLLAASIQQKTDDLKSVPFTQAINFKSNLKFVPFLALPFLVLFLFFIGGKIDGLFSGFHRVAQYDQVFEKPAPFVFVIENANLAVKENEDFTLNFKTTGNIIPDAVTVNFNNQSYYAEKIKPGYFKFTFNRVGQNLPFYLEANSFTSKSFTLQILPVPAILDLQLQITTPKHVGQNFVKTSNSGNVLVPEGSVISWEISANHTDQLVFISDSVSQNFNKKQNQFTFSKKVLQALPYQLVAKNNAFHYDQQVSYQIEVIKDQFPQLSVQQIPDSIAGDKIIFHGKASDDYGISALRVVYYDVNHPQKIKLHNLPVSNKTATSFVYAFPDGLQLQPEISYSYYFEVLDNDAVNHFKATQSNRFVHNELNAIQKLDHNLTQQMDNINALQKSLSDSKNADKKATEVNQLLKQTTDLDYKGIKKLQDFFDTELQNQKAIDAAAQKFAEKLAEKNDETDNEKAKELEKRLENLRKEQELNKKLYEQLQKYTDKLTNEDLLQLMEQAKQNSKQQKRSLEQLVEQTKRFYVEQKAEQLGKKIADLASRQEKLQTEKQTDTDKQEQLNKAFDAVKKELQDLDTENKALKKPMDVPNLNSDAEDTAQQMDRALEKLQKQQDKEAKENQQKAAEKMKEMAKKLEDAMQQSEMDQLQEEMLKCCARF from the coding sequence TTGGATGCCATTCAAATCATTTACTTAAAACTAAATGCTTTTTATAAAAAATTCTATATCAATAAGTTACTAAAAGGTTGTATGCTTTTTGTGGCTATAGGTTTGTTGTATTTTATTTTTACCTCGTTGTTAGAAAATTTTTTATGGTTACATACTACAACACGCGCTATTTTATTTTTTGTTTTTTTAGGAATTGAAATTTTGCTGTTCGTAAATTTTATTGGAATTCCACTTTTTCAATTAAATAAAATAGCAAAAGGTATTTCGTATCAAGAAGCTGCAGAAATGCTTCAGAAACATTTTCCGGATGAAGTAGGAGATAAGCTTAAAAATGTTTTACAATTAAATGCATTGCAAGCAAACAACAATTCAGATTTGTTGGCAGCATCCATTCAGCAAAAAACCGACGATTTAAAATCAGTACCTTTTACGCAAGCTATAAATTTTAAAAGCAATTTAAAGTTTGTTCCGTTTTTAGCTCTTCCTTTTTTGGTGTTGTTTTTATTTTTTATTGGCGGAAAAATTGATGGATTATTTTCAGGTTTTCATCGCGTAGCACAATACGATCAAGTTTTTGAAAAACCTGCGCCATTTGTTTTTGTAATTGAAAATGCAAATCTGGCTGTTAAAGAGAATGAAGATTTTACTTTAAATTTTAAAACCACTGGCAATATAATTCCTGATGCAGTTACGGTAAATTTTAACAATCAATCGTATTATGCAGAAAAAATAAAACCGGGTTATTTTAAATTTACTTTTAATAGGGTGGGGCAAAACTTGCCTTTTTATTTAGAAGCAAATTCGTTTACAAGTAAAAGTTTTACTTTACAAATTCTACCTGTTCCTGCAATTTTAGATTTGCAATTGCAAATTACTACGCCTAAGCATGTGGGGCAAAATTTTGTAAAAACAAGTAATTCTGGCAATGTTTTGGTTCCCGAAGGTTCCGTTATTTCGTGGGAAATTTCTGCTAATCATACCGATCAACTTGTATTTATTTCTGATTCGGTTTCACAAAACTTCAACAAAAAACAAAATCAATTTACATTCAGTAAAAAAGTTTTACAAGCTTTACCTTACCAATTGGTAGCAAAAAACAATGCGTTTCATTACGATCAGCAAGTTTCGTATCAAATAGAAGTAATTAAAGATCAATTTCCGCAGCTTTCCGTGCAACAAATTCCAGATTCAATTGCTGGAGATAAAATTATTTTTCATGGTAAAGCAAGCGATGATTACGGAATTTCTGCTTTACGCGTGGTTTATTACGATGTTAATCATCCACAAAAAATAAAATTACACAACTTACCGGTTTCAAATAAAACGGCAACTTCGTTTGTTTATGCCTTTCCTGATGGCTTGCAATTGCAACCAGAAATTAGTTATTCGTATTATTTTGAGGTACTTGATAACGATGCTGTAAATCATTTTAAAGCTACGCAATCCAATCGATTTGTACATAACGAGCTTAATGCAATTCAGAAACTAGATCATAATTTAACCCAACAAATGGATAATATTAATGCTTTGCAAAAATCTTTATCCGATTCTAAAAATGCTGATAAAAAAGCTACCGAGGTAAATCAGCTTTTAAAGCAAACTACCGATTTAGATTATAAAGGAATTAAAAAATTACAAGATTTTTTTGATACTGAACTTCAGAATCAAAAAGCAATTGATGCGGCCGCACAAAAATTTGCCGAAAAATTGGCCGAAAAAAATGATGAAACCGATAACGAAAAGGCTAAAGAATTAGAAAAACGTTTAGAAAATTTACGTAAAGAACAAGAACTAAATAAAAAGCTTTACGAACAATTACAGAAATATACCGATAAGCTTACTAACGAAGATTTGTTGCAACTTATGGAACAAGCCAAACAAAATAGCAAGCAACAAAAACGCAGTTTAGAACAATTAGTAGAACAAACCAAACGTTTTTATGTTGAACAAAAAGCGGAGCAATTGGGTAAAAAAATTGCCGATTTAGCTTCTCGTCAAGAAAAACTACAAACCGAAAAGCAAACCGATACTGATAAACAAGAACAATTAAACAAAGCTTTTGATGCTGTAAAAAAGGAATTGCAAGATTTAGATACCGAGAATAAGGCGCTTAAAAAACCGATGGATGTACCTAATTTAAATTCGGATGCCGAAGATACAGCGCAACAAATGGATAGAGCTTTAGAAAAATTACAAAAACAACAAGATAAAGAAGCTAAAGAAAACCAACAAAAGGCAGCCGAAAAAATGAAAGAAATGGCTAAAAAGTTAGAAGATGCCATGCAACAATCTGAAATGGATCAGCTGCAAGAAGAGATGCTAAAATGTTGCGCCAGATTTTAA
- the ybeY gene encoding rRNA maturation RNase YbeY: protein MIYFNYETDFTLQNEDLFTDWIERIIESENKELGEISYIFCDDAYLHQINVEYLDHDTLTDIISFDYTEGDVISGDIFISLERVADNATDFDVPFETELKRVLAHGVLHYCGYKDKTEKEEALMRSKEDEKMAMFHVEQ from the coding sequence ATGATATATTTTAATTACGAAACCGATTTTACGTTACAAAATGAAGATCTTTTTACCGATTGGATTGAGCGTATTATTGAATCTGAAAACAAAGAATTAGGCGAAATTTCATATATTTTTTGTGATGATGCGTACCTACATCAAATAAATGTAGAATATTTAGATCACGATACGTTAACCGATATTATTAGTTTTGATTATACCGAAGGCGATGTAATTAGTGGAGATATTTTTATTTCTCTTGAACGTGTTGCTGATAATGCTACTGATTTTGATGTTCCTTTTGAAACAGAATTAAAACGCGTTTTAGCTCACGGCGTTCTGCATTATTGCGGTTATAAAGATAAAACCGAAAAAGAAGAAGCTTTAATGCGAAGCAAAGAAGATGAAAAAATGGCAATGTTTCACGTGGAACAATAA
- a CDS encoding SusD/RagB family nutrient-binding outer membrane lipoprotein, translating into MKKVNFLIYTVAFTSLIASCTSDFEEINTDPNRLEAIGASTLLNPILYNLTDHNSYSAWHNRTAHFMQAIVPYPSTASGGYHRYDVTDDIGTTMWNNHYRWLKNIEEMVTVSEEKNDANYHAIALTLKAWAYANLTDCFGDIPFTQAGKGDEGIDKPVFDKQEDIYKQILADLDQANALYDTSSKSIFTPDLLYSNDFAKWRKLTNSLHVRMLLRVSNVMPSATQKINEILSNPAVYPVFTSSADDAILINTGVAPNLTPWPRIMDYAANKKLSSFFIDNLLEMNDPRLQLWATQATDLQGKAIGYKGIPSGYSEGENAFNYNPSAPNDKVALAPMKSIIMTYGELAFIKAELAFKGQLAGNPEDFYKEGVKAAMNVWGITMPDTYFDNPVTQYNNTLEQIMLQKYYALYFTDNQTWMDYRRTGFPKLPLQPNLYNNGVMPNRYPYPPNVKMQNTENYDAAVQVMGGDGLNTKVWWERF; encoded by the coding sequence ATGAAAAAAGTAAATTTTTTAATCTATACAGTAGCTTTTACATCGCTTATTGCGTCTTGTACAAGCGATTTCGAAGAAATTAACACAGATCCGAACCGATTAGAAGCAATTGGTGCATCAACCTTATTAAACCCAATTTTATACAACTTAACCGATCATAATTCATATTCTGCATGGCATAACAGAACAGCGCATTTTATGCAAGCTATTGTTCCGTATCCATCAACAGCTAGTGGAGGATATCACCGATATGATGTAACCGATGATATTGGTACAACCATGTGGAATAACCATTACCGTTGGTTAAAAAATATTGAGGAAATGGTTACGGTAAGCGAGGAAAAAAATGATGCGAACTACCACGCAATAGCTTTAACTTTAAAAGCTTGGGCTTACGCAAACTTAACCGATTGTTTTGGTGACATTCCGTTTACACAAGCAGGAAAAGGAGATGAAGGTATTGATAAACCTGTTTTTGACAAGCAAGAAGATATTTATAAGCAAATTTTAGCCGATTTAGATCAAGCAAATGCTTTATACGATACAAGCTCAAAATCTATTTTCACACCAGATTTATTGTATTCAAATGATTTTGCAAAATGGCGCAAGCTAACCAACTCGTTACATGTACGTATGTTATTACGCGTGTCTAACGTAATGCCAAGTGCTACTCAAAAAATAAACGAAATTTTAAGTAATCCTGCCGTTTACCCAGTGTTTACATCAAGCGCAGACGATGCAATTTTAATAAATACAGGAGTAGCACCAAACTTAACGCCATGGCCTCGTATTATGGATTATGCAGCTAATAAAAAATTATCATCATTCTTTATTGATAATTTATTAGAAATGAACGATCCGCGTTTACAATTATGGGCTACGCAAGCTACCGATTTACAAGGTAAAGCTATTGGTTACAAAGGTATTCCAAGTGGGTATTCAGAAGGAGAAAATGCATTCAATTACAATCCGTCTGCGCCAAATGATAAAGTTGCCTTAGCACCAATGAAAAGCATTATTATGACTTATGGTGAATTGGCTTTTATTAAAGCAGAATTAGCTTTTAAAGGACAACTTGCAGGTAATCCTGAAGATTTTTACAAAGAAGGAGTTAAAGCTGCCATGAATGTTTGGGGTATTACCATGCCAGATACATATTTTGACAATCCTGTAACACAATATAACAACACGTTAGAACAAATTATGTTACAAAAATACTATGCACTGTATTTTACAGACAACCAAACATGGATGGATTACAGAAGAACAGGATTTCCGAAACTACCATTACAACCAAACTTATACAACAACGGGGTAATGCCAAACAGATATCCTTATCCACCAAATGTTAAAATGCAAAACACAGAAAATTATGATGCAGCAGTTCAGGTAATGGGCGGCGACGGTCTAAACACTAAAGTTTGGTGGGAAAGATTTTAA
- a CDS encoding NAD(P)/FAD-dependent oxidoreductase: protein MKIVENTDILIIGAGPSGSVAAAYLQKMGSTAIVVEKTKFPRIVVGESLLPRSMDHFEEAGLLDNLMQKGFEKKLGARFIRGNEICIFDFSKKFGKGWDWTWQVPRADFDLALTEDLQAKGVDLRFETEVIDVVFTNGKSVTTIQDKNGNQSQIQAKFIIDCSGYGRVLPRLLALDTPSQLSPHSAIFTHIHDVNRPAGQEGIQISFDIIEREVWLWVIPFSNGNTSVGIVAPTTYIEQLSTNDSLQEKLTNAINASDFYKKRFGGLPFIFEPKHLKNYSKAVHKMYGDGFVLTGNSAEFLDPVFSSGVCFATESGLLAAKLAYKQLQGENVNWEQDYAAHMEKGIKVFTTYVKEWYTGNLQTLFFHQPEDPDVKAKICAVLAGYVWNDDNPFVKKHDNLIKNMAHFINMSKE, encoded by the coding sequence ATGAAAATAGTTGAAAATACTGATATCCTTATTATTGGCGCAGGACCTTCTGGTAGCGTTGCAGCAGCGTATTTACAAAAGATGGGAAGTACTGCAATTGTGGTAGAAAAAACCAAGTTTCCGAGAATTGTAGTAGGCGAAAGTTTATTACCCCGATCTATGGATCATTTTGAAGAAGCCGGTTTGTTAGATAATTTGATGCAAAAAGGATTTGAAAAAAAACTAGGTGCTCGGTTTATTAGAGGTAATGAAATTTGCATTTTTGACTTTAGTAAAAAATTTGGTAAAGGTTGGGATTGGACGTGGCAAGTGCCAAGAGCCGATTTTGATTTGGCTTTAACCGAAGATTTACAGGCTAAAGGCGTGGATTTACGTTTTGAAACAGAAGTAATTGATGTGGTTTTTACCAACGGAAAATCTGTAACTACGATTCAGGATAAAAACGGAAATCAATCACAAATACAAGCCAAATTTATTATAGATTGTAGCGGTTATGGTCGTGTTTTACCGCGCTTATTAGCGCTGGATACGCCATCACAATTAAGCCCACATTCGGCAATTTTTACGCACATTCACGATGTAAATCGTCCGGCAGGGCAAGAAGGAATTCAGATTTCGTTTGATATTATTGAGCGTGAAGTTTGGTTGTGGGTTATTCCTTTTTCTAACGGAAATACCAGCGTGGGCATTGTTGCACCAACAACTTATATTGAGCAATTATCAACAAACGATTCATTACAAGAAAAATTAACCAATGCTATAAATGCATCTGATTTTTATAAAAAACGTTTTGGTGGTTTACCGTTTATTTTTGAACCTAAACATTTAAAAAACTATTCTAAAGCCGTACATAAAATGTACGGTGATGGGTTTGTTTTAACCGGAAATAGTGCCGAATTTTTAGATCCGGTTTTTTCGTCTGGCGTTTGTTTTGCCACCGAATCGGGCTTATTAGCTGCTAAATTAGCGTACAAACAATTGCAAGGTGAAAATGTAAATTGGGAGCAAGATTATGCCGCGCATATGGAAAAAGGAATAAAAGTTTTTACCACGTACGTTAAAGAATGGTACACAGGTAATTTGCAAACTTTATTTTTTCATCAACCCGAAGATCCTGATGTAAAAGCTAAAATTTGTGCTGTTTTGGCCGGATATGTTTGGAATGACGACAATCCGTTTGTTAAAAAACACGATAATTTAATTAAAAATATGGCTCATTTTATAAACATGAGCAAAGAATAA
- a CDS encoding phosphopantetheine-binding protein produces MNRSEIISQLNQILIDEFEVDEDVIVEDANLKESLDLDSLDYVDLVVLIESNFGVKLVESDFKTMVTFQDFYSIVTNKIAIKN; encoded by the coding sequence ATGAATAGAAGTGAGATAATTTCTCAATTAAATCAAATTTTGATTGATGAATTTGAGGTTGATGAAGATGTTATTGTGGAGGATGCAAACTTAAAAGAATCGTTAGATTTAGATAGCTTAGATTATGTAGATTTAGTGGTTTTAATAGAATCTAACTTTGGAGTTAAATTGGTTGAAAGCGATTTTAAAACCATGGTTACGTTTCAAGATTTTTATTCCATAGTAACAAATAAAATAGCAATTAAAAATTAA
- the fabG gene encoding 3-oxoacyl-ACP reductase FabG: protein MKCALVTGGSRGIGRAICVQLAQETDYHILINYQGNQQAAEETLALVKAQGKTAEILKFNVADKVAVDAVLGAWQTENPDAVVEVLVNNAGITRDGLFMWMEPNDWNQVMDTSVNGFYNVTSFFMQKMLRNRFGRIVNMVSVSGVKGTPGQVNYSAAKAAIIGATKALAQEVAKRKITVNAVAPGFIKSDMTAELDETELIKNIPANRFGEAQEVADLVCFLVSKKASYITGEVININGGIYS, encoded by the coding sequence ATGAAATGTGCATTAGTTACTGGTGGTTCTCGCGGTATTGGCCGTGCCATTTGCGTACAATTGGCGCAAGAAACAGATTATCATATTTTAATTAATTACCAAGGCAACCAACAAGCTGCTGAAGAAACTTTAGCTTTAGTTAAGGCGCAAGGAAAAACAGCCGAAATTTTAAAATTTAATGTGGCTGATAAAGTAGCTGTTGATGCTGTTTTAGGCGCTTGGCAAACTGAAAACCCTGATGCGGTAGTAGAAGTGCTTGTAAATAATGCTGGTATTACACGTGATGGATTATTTATGTGGATGGAACCTAACGATTGGAATCAGGTTATGGATACGTCGGTAAACGGTTTTTACAACGTAACTTCATTTTTTATGCAAAAAATGTTGCGCAACCGTTTTGGCCGAATTGTTAATATGGTTTCGGTTTCTGGTGTTAAAGGAACGCCTGGTCAGGTAAATTATTCCGCTGCAAAAGCTGCAATAATTGGAGCAACCAAAGCTTTAGCGCAAGAAGTTGCTAAACGTAAAATTACCGTTAATGCCGTTGCTCCTGGTTTTATTAAAAGCGATATGACGGCAGAACTAGATGAAACCGAATTAATTAAAAACATTCCAGCCAATCGTTTTGGTGAAGCACAAGAAGTTGCAGATTTGGTATGCTTTTTGGTTTCTAAAAAGGCAAGTTATATTACCGGCGAAGTAATTAACATTAACGGCGGAATTTATTCGTAA
- a CDS encoding LpxL/LpxP family acyltransferase — translation MAQWSGKSKGTVLGYKIFVYCIKNLGIKAAYTVLVFVAFYYVLTSWKSNGAIYDYLKNKQKFSTFKAFFGVYKSYFTFGQVLIDKVAINAGLRHKFTYDFDGISILKNLLAQKKGGVLISAHVGNFEIAEHFFADIDFECQINLVTSDLEHSAIKNYLDSLGKKSAVKFIIIKEDLSHIFEINHALSNNELICFTGDRYFEGTKVLENDLLGANAKFAAGPFLIASRLKVPVAFVYVMKEPNLHYHLYTREAQFKQRDAQALLQEYCTSVASVVKKYPYQWFNFFKFWNT, via the coding sequence ATGGCTCAATGGAGCGGTAAATCTAAAGGAACAGTTTTAGGTTATAAAATATTTGTTTATTGCATCAAAAACTTAGGAATTAAGGCCGCATATACAGTACTTGTATTTGTGGCTTTTTACTATGTATTAACTAGTTGGAAAAGTAACGGTGCTATTTATGATTATTTAAAAAATAAGCAAAAATTCTCAACTTTTAAAGCCTTTTTTGGTGTTTACAAAAGCTATTTTACTTTTGGACAAGTACTTATAGATAAAGTTGCTATTAACGCAGGTTTACGCCATAAATTTACTTATGATTTTGATGGTATTTCTATTTTAAAAAACTTATTGGCTCAAAAAAAAGGAGGCGTTTTAATTAGTGCGCATGTGGGTAACTTTGAAATTGCCGAGCATTTTTTTGCTGATATTGATTTTGAATGCCAAATTAACTTGGTAACTTCTGATTTAGAGCATTCGGCCATTAAAAATTACTTAGATAGCCTGGGTAAAAAATCTGCTGTAAAGTTTATTATTATTAAAGAAGATTTATCGCATATTTTTGAAATTAATCATGCACTTTCTAACAACGAATTAATCTGTTTTACGGGCGATAGGTACTTTGAAGGAACAAAGGTGCTAGAAAACGATTTACTTGGCGCAAATGCAAAATTTGCAGCTGGTCCGTTTTTAATTGCATCGCGTTTAAAAGTTCCGGTTGCATTTGTTTATGTAATGAAAGAACCTAATTTACATTACCATTTATACACCCGCGAAGCACAATTTAAACAACGCGATGCCCAAGCTTTGCTGCAAGAATATTGTACCAGTGTTGCCTCCGTTGTAAAAAAATACCCGTACCAATGGTTTAACTTTTTTAAATTTTGGAATACATAA
- a CDS encoding beta-ketoacyl-[acyl-carrier-protein] synthase family protein has product MDRRVVITGMGIYSCIGTNLNEVKQSLFEGKSGIVIDPDRIDFGFKSPLTGRVPKPDLKAQLNRRQRISMGEESEYAYVATLEALANAKIDESYFETNEVGILYGNDSVSQAVIESIDIVREKHDTQLIGSGAIFKSMNSTVTMNLATLFKLRGINMTISAACASGSHAIGLAYMYIKQGLQDMIICGGAQEINKYAMASFDGLGVFASETENPEKASRPFDANRTGLVPSGGGATLILESYESAVKRGAPIIAEVLGYGFSSNGGHISTPNVDGPALAMQRALNQAQLSPNEVQYINAHATSTPIGDCNEAKAIFEVFGNQPYVSSTKSMTGHECWMAGASEIIYSTLMMQHNFIAPTINLDNPDADSKKLNLVSATIEKEFEVYLSNSFGFGGTNSALIVKKFLE; this is encoded by the coding sequence ATGGATCGCAGAGTGGTTATTACCGGCATGGGCATTTATTCGTGCATTGGTACAAATTTAAACGAAGTAAAGCAATCGCTTTTTGAGGGCAAATCGGGTATTGTAATAGATCCCGATCGCATCGACTTTGGTTTTAAATCGCCATTAACTGGGCGCGTACCTAAACCCGATTTAAAAGCACAATTAAACCGCCGCCAACGCATTAGCATGGGCGAAGAATCTGAATATGCGTATGTTGCAACTTTGGAGGCTTTGGCTAATGCAAAGATTGACGAATCGTATTTTGAAACTAACGAAGTAGGTATTTTATACGGTAATGATAGCGTTTCTCAAGCGGTAATAGAATCTATTGATATTGTGCGTGAAAAGCACGATACGCAACTTATTGGTTCGGGAGCAATTTTTAAATCTATGAATTCTACCGTAACCATGAATTTAGCAACCTTATTTAAATTGCGTGGTATAAACATGACCATTTCGGCAGCTTGTGCATCAGGTTCGCATGCTATTGGTTTGGCTTATATGTACATAAAACAAGGCTTACAAGACATGATTATTTGTGGTGGTGCACAAGAAATTAATAAATACGCCATGGCAAGTTTTGATGGTTTAGGTGTTTTTGCATCTGAAACCGAAAATCCTGAAAAGGCTTCTCGCCCTTTTGATGCCAATCGTACAGGATTAGTTCCTTCTGGCGGTGGTGCAACTTTAATTTTAGAAAGTTATGAATCGGCAGTAAAACGCGGTGCACCAATTATTGCCGAGGTTTTAGGTTACGGATTTTCATCTAACGGAGGTCACATTTCTACCCCAAATGTAGATGGACCTGCTCTTGCCATGCAGCGCGCCTTAAACCAAGCGCAATTAAGCCCGAATGAGGTGCAATATATTAATGCGCACGCAACCTCAACCCCAATTGGCGATTGTAACGAAGCAAAAGCTATTTTTGAAGTTTTTGGTAACCAACCTTACGTTAGTTCTACCAAATCTATGACAGGGCACGAATGTTGGATGGCTGGTGCATCAGAAATTATTTATTCTACTTTAATGATGCAACATAATTTTATTGCACCAACCATTAATTTAGATAATCCAGATGCCGATTCTAAAAAGCTAAATTTAGTTTCTGCTACTATAGAAAAAGAATTTGAAGTATATTTGTCGAATTCTTTTGGATTTGGAGGTACAAATTCGGCATTAATAGTTAAGAAATTTTTAGAATAA
- a CDS encoding lipocalin family protein: protein MKTLKSILSLVLITTLFLTSCSSDDNNNDATPTNSLVGTWTFEKEEALDANDKVVSTYIPNSYQFCEKEIYEFLVTGQYIITQYEYYFETCNLDLTEGTWEQNGNEINIKSGDFSNQAVIKFVDDLVYIDHAPLTGDDAVEYDPSVTKIRIVLKKK, encoded by the coding sequence ATGAAAACATTAAAATCAATTTTAAGCCTTGTTTTAATAACAACTTTATTTTTAACAAGCTGTTCTAGTGATGATAATAACAATGATGCAACACCAACAAACAGCTTGGTTGGTACGTGGACGTTTGAAAAAGAAGAAGCTTTAGATGCCAATGACAAAGTAGTTTCTACATACATTCCAAATTCTTATCAATTCTGTGAAAAAGAAATTTATGAATTTTTAGTTACTGGCCAATATATAATTACACAATATGAATATTATTTTGAAACTTGTAATCTAGATTTAACTGAAGGAACTTGGGAACAAAATGGTAACGAGATAAATATTAAATCTGGAGATTTTTCAAACCAAGCAGTTATAAAATTTGTTGATGATTTGGTTTATATAGATCATGCTCCACTTACTGGAGATGATGCAGTAGAATATGATCCTAGCGTAACAAAAATTAGAATAGTTTTAAAGAAAAAATAA